Proteins from one Polymorphobacter megasporae genomic window:
- a CDS encoding fimbrial biogenesis chaperone has product MRSVAGLLGACAVFSGGTASAQVLNVLPVTIELAAGQRAAALTIINEGDAEASFQLRSFRWTQGEDGSDVLAPSDEISVSPPLGTIAHGASQVVRIVLRQVTPGREGTYRLLLDQIPAPAAPGTVRIALRLSLPVFAPPVARATPDLKFHVERSHDQIFLVAVNHGVRHEKLRDITLKTGDGTVLAVEKNVSPYILAGATRRWHVGSKSMNDPTVQLSARGELNQITDQSVTVTATP; this is encoded by the coding sequence ATGAGAAGCGTCGCGGGTCTACTCGGTGCCTGCGCCGTGTTCAGCGGGGGCACGGCTTCGGCACAGGTGCTGAACGTCCTGCCGGTGACGATCGAGCTTGCCGCGGGACAGCGAGCGGCGGCGTTGACGATCATCAATGAGGGTGATGCGGAGGCATCGTTCCAATTGCGTAGCTTCCGGTGGACACAGGGCGAGGACGGTTCGGACGTTCTGGCACCATCGGATGAGATCTCGGTCAGCCCGCCGCTCGGCACCATCGCGCACGGCGCAAGTCAGGTCGTGCGCATCGTCCTGCGACAGGTGACGCCGGGGAGGGAAGGCACCTATCGGCTTCTGCTTGACCAGATCCCGGCGCCTGCTGCGCCGGGCACGGTGCGGATCGCGCTGCGGCTGTCGCTGCCTGTCTTCGCACCGCCCGTCGCCCGCGCGACCCCCGATCTGAAGTTCCACGTTGAACGATCTCACGATCAGATCTTCCTCGTCGCCGTCAATCACGGCGTGCGTCATGAGAAGCTGCGGGACATCACTCTAAAAACCGGCGATGGCACCGTGCTGGCGGTCGAGAAGAACGTTTCGCCTTACATCCTCGCCGGAGCAACGCGGCGCTGGCATGTCGGCAGCAAATCGATGAACGATCCGACGGTACAGCTGTCGGCACGCGGCGAACTCAACCAGATCACCGATCAATCGGTAACCGTCACGGCAACACCTTGA
- a CDS encoding response regulator transcription factor: MGTALVTADLAIVAVQLDGIAVLRTRRAAGIPTVVIVDHPTIETLLAIVGLAAEGLVLMTSPAAAVADCLTVVASGKQWLDSEATRLIIDRVARPAPPILTRRERDVANLVAAGQRNRTIAERLSITEGTVKMHLHNVYGKLGIESRTQLAMELRVCGV; this comes from the coding sequence ATGGGGACCGCGTTGGTCACGGCCGACCTCGCGATTGTCGCGGTACAGCTCGACGGGATTGCAGTCCTCCGCACACGTCGCGCGGCCGGCATTCCGACTGTTGTGATCGTCGACCATCCGACTATCGAGACGCTACTCGCTATAGTCGGGCTCGCCGCCGAGGGGCTGGTGTTGATGACCAGCCCAGCAGCAGCGGTTGCAGATTGCTTGACAGTAGTTGCTTCGGGCAAGCAATGGCTCGACTCCGAGGCAACGCGGCTAATCATCGACCGCGTTGCGCGTCCTGCCCCTCCAATTTTAACACGACGCGAGCGCGACGTTGCCAATCTTGTCGCCGCTGGTCAGCGTAATCGCACGATAGCCGAGCGGCTCAGCATTACCGAGGGCACCGTCAAGATGCACCTCCACAACGTCTACGGTAAGCTCGGCATCGAAAGCCGGACTCAGCTGGCGATGGAATTGCGCGTGTGCGGGGTATGA
- a CDS encoding Csu type fimbrial protein, protein MMLKVWPCYFDAAFKAILSVLALGAAMPALAATSTASFQVTATVAATCVISATNLAFGTYSGVQSDSTSTLSATCTNTTPYTVGLSVGAATGATTTARSMTGPGAALLGYAMYRDSARTLNWGATAGTDTVGGTGSGAAQTLTVYGRVAGSQYVAPGAYTDTITATITF, encoded by the coding sequence ATGATGTTGAAGGTTTGGCCGTGCTATTTTGACGCAGCGTTCAAGGCAATTTTGTCTGTGCTGGCCTTGGGTGCGGCAATGCCTGCGCTGGCCGCAACATCGACTGCCAGTTTTCAGGTCACGGCGACGGTCGCTGCGACATGTGTCATCAGTGCTACTAACCTTGCATTCGGGACTTATTCGGGGGTTCAATCCGACAGCACATCGACTCTGTCAGCGACGTGCACGAACACGACGCCGTATACCGTCGGCCTGAGCGTCGGAGCGGCGACCGGTGCGACCACGACCGCCCGGTCGATGACCGGCCCCGGGGCCGCGTTGTTGGGCTATGCGATGTATCGCGACAGCGCGCGGACGCTCAATTGGGGTGCTACGGCCGGAACCGATACGGTCGGCGGGACCGGCAGCGGTGCGGCGCAGACGTTGACCGTCTATGGACGGGTCGCCGGGAGTCAATACGTCGCTCCCGGTGCGTATACTGACACCATCACCGCAACGATCACCTTCTAG